The Streptomyces sp. NBC_01276 genome contains the following window.
TGGTCGACTGCGCCGTGTACCGAGACGGCCGGCGCGACCCCCTGGAGCCGGGCCGCGGCTGTCTGACGCCGCGTGAGGCGATGCGCCGGGTCCGCGAGGGCGGCGGTTTCGCCTGGATCGGACTGCACGAGCCCACCGAGGCGGAGTTCGCGGGGATCGCCGCCACCTTCGGCCTGCACCCCCTGGCCGTGGAGGACGCGGTGCACGCGCACCAGCGGCCGAAGCTGGAGCGCTACGACGACACGCTCTTCACCGTCTTCAAGACGATCCACTACGTGGAGCACGCCGAACTCACCGCCACGAGCGAGGTGGTGGAGACCGGCGAGGTCATGTGCTTCACCGGACCCGACTTCGTCATCACCGTCCGGCACGGCGGCCAGGGGTCCCTGCGGAGCCTGCGCCACCGTCTCCAGGACGACCCGGAGCTGCTCTCGCGGGGCCCGTCGGCCGTGCTCCACTCGATCGCCGACCACGTGGTCGACGGCTACATCGCGGTGGCGGCGGCGGTCCAGGACGACATCGACGAGGTGGAGAGCGCGGTCTTCGCCGCCCCCGCCAAGGGCGTCAGCCGGGGCGGCGACGCGGGCCGGATCTACCAGCTCAAGCGCGAGGTGCTGGAGTTCAAGCGGGCGGTC
Protein-coding sequences here:
- a CDS encoding magnesium and cobalt transport protein CorA, with the translated sequence MSMLPYLRAAVRPALRRSTPVQPGYDATRDPSASSAVVDCAVYRDGRRDPLEPGRGCLTPREAMRRVREGGGFAWIGLHEPTEAEFAGIAATFGLHPLAVEDAVHAHQRPKLERYDDTLFTVFKTIHYVEHAELTATSEVVETGEVMCFTGPDFVITVRHGGQGSLRSLRHRLQDDPELLSRGPSAVLHSIADHVVDGYIAVAAAVQDDIDEVESAVFAAPAKGVSRGGDAGRIYQLKREVLEFKRAVSPLLRPMELLSERPMRLVDPDIQKYFRDVADHLARVHEQVIGFDELLNSILQANLAQASVAQNEDMRKITSWAAIIAVPTMICGVYGMNFEHMPELHWRYGYPMVMVAIVGSCFAIHRTLRRNGWL